The genomic window GCGGTGCTCGCGGCGCTGTGCGCGGCCGAGGGCCTGCGGGCGCTGCGGCGTCCCGGTCCGCCCGCTGACCTCAGGAAGCCTGGGTCAGGGACTCCCGGACCACCCGCTCGCACAGCTCATGGGTCAGCAGCGCGTCCTGAGCGCTGAGGAACTTCCCGGCGCGCACGGCGTCGAGGAAGGCGAGGACGGACTGCTCGATGCCCCGCTGTCGCGCCACCGGCACCCAGTCGCCGCGCCGCCGCACGGTCGGCTGGCCCTTGTGGTCGATGACTTCCGCGAGGTTGACCACCTCGCGCTTGGTGTCCTGTCCGGCGACTTCGAGGATCTCCTCGGTGGAGCCGTTCAGCCGGTTCATCATGCCGATGGCGGTGAATCCGTCGCCGGAGAGCTGGAGGACGACGTGGTGCATCAGCCCGTCGCGGATCCTGGCCCGTACGTCGGTGTGCTCCACGGGGCCGGGCAGCAGGAAGCGCAGGGTGTCGACGACGTGGATGAAATCGTCGAGGACGAGCGTGCGCGGGTCCTCGGGCAGACCGACCCGGTTCTTGCGCATCAGGATCAGCTCGCGCGGGTGCTCGGCGCACTGGGCGTAGGCGGGCGCGAAGCGGCGGTTGAAGCCGACGGCGAGCGTCGTCCCGGTGCGCTCGGACAGTTCCACCAGCCGCTGCGAGTCCGCGAGTTCGTAAGCGAGCGGCTTGTCGACGTACGTCGGCACGCCGGCCTCCAGGAGCCGCGCCACGATCTCGGGGTGCACGGGGGTGGGCGCGTGGACGAAGGCGGCGTCCAGACCCCGGTCGAGGAGCGAGTCCAGGGTGGTGCGGCAGCGGTCGCCGGGGATGTGGTGGGCCGCGGCGATCCGGTCGAGGGTGGCGGGGGTCCGGGTGTGCAGATGCAGTTCGACGTCCGCCCGGGTGGTGAGCACCGGCAGGTACGCCTTCTGCGCGATGTCCCCGAGCCCGATGCAGCCGACCTTCACCTTTGCCTCCCTCGCGTGCCGGCGCGGGACGGCGCCGTCCCCGCAGCATACGTGGGCCGGGGCGACTGCCGGTCGGCGATGCCGTCGAAGGTGCGCAGGAGTAGGTTCACGGGTGTACGCGGCGAGACCCCGGCCGATGTCCGGGGCGGGGCCGGCACCGCCGCCGGCGTGGTGGGCGAGCACGATCGCGTCCTCGACGGCCGTGGCGGGCCGGCCGAGCTGTGAAAGGGTCCGGCGAGCTGCTCCGGAGCTGCTCGGTGAGTGAATTCCCTGGCGGGGACGGGCGCGCGTGGCAGAGGATCGAGCCATGACGACGACTGAACGCACCATGGTCCCCACCATTGCCGGCGAGCGCGAGATGCTGGAGGCCTGGCTCGACTTCCACCGGGAGACCCTCGCCGTGAAGTGCGCCGGGCTCGGCGACGAGCAGCTGCGGGAGAGGTCCGTCCCGCCGTCGGAGCTCTCGCTGCTCGGTCTCGTACGGCACATGGCGGACGTCGAGCGGAACTGGTTCCGCCGGGTCCTGGCCGCGGAGGACGCCCCTCCGCTGTACTACGGCAAGGAGGACCCGGACGGCGAGTTCCACCCGACCGGCGAGGACACCTGGGAAGCGGCGCACGGAGCCTGGCTGGCGGAGATCGCACGAGCCCGGGAGCTGGCCGCGTCGCGCACCCTGGACGACCGGACGGCCGGCACCAACACCAGCGGCGAGCCGTTCAACCTCCGCTGGATCTATGTCCACATGATCGAGGAGTACGCCCGGCACAACGGGCACGCGGACCTGCTCCGGGAGCGGATCGACGGCGTGACGGGCTTCTGACGGTCATACCCCGCGCCGGCGGGTCACTCCCGCGACAGCTGCCGGTCCAGCCGCGCGATCGCCGCCCGGACGCCGTCACCGTACCCGTCGTCTCCGAGGGTGTCCGACGCCGCACGGGCGCGCTCCAGATGGGCGCGCGCGGCCTCCGGACGGTGCAGCTTCGCATAGTCCGCGGCCAGGTTCAGAAGCAGCGAGGGGTACATCCCGCGGACCGCGACCGCTGCGTCATGCCGCGCCAGGCGCGCGTCGCCGAGCACCTCTGCCGCCGACAGCGCCCGCAGGTCCCAGGCGAGTTCGTCGCCGGGGTCGTCCTGGGTGTCCGCCATGTAGTGGGCGAGGGTGCAGCGGTGCAGCGGGTCGCCGTCCTCGCCGATCTGCTCCCACAGCCGGCCGAACCTGTTGCGCGCCTCCTCCCGGTCGCCCGCGTGGAGCAGCATGACCGCCTGCCCGATCCTCGTCATGACGGCGTCGTCCGACGTCTCCCGCTGCTCCGTCACCGCGGCCTCCAGCCCTTTGGTCGCCTGATCGCCCTGATCGCCCTGGACGCGCCTGGTCGCTCCGGTGCGCGTGGGCACGACGCTAGCCGTCGCCGGCGGCAATCCGGCACAGGCTCGGACGGGGGCCCGAGCCTGTCAGCCGGGTGCGCGAACGCTCAGCCGAGATCGGGGATGCGCCAGTCGACCGGCTCATGGTCCTGGGCGGCCACGGCCTCGTTGATCTGCGTGAAGGGCCGGGAGCCGAAGAACTTCTTCGCCGAGAGCGGCGAGGGGTGGGCGCCCTTCACCACCACATGGCGCTCCTCGTCGATCAGCGGCAGCTTTTTCTGGGCGTAGTTGCCCCAGAGGACGAAGACCGCCGGGTCGGGCCGTGAGGCCACCGCGCCGATCACGGCGTCGGTGAACTTCTCCCAGCCCTTGCCCTTGTGGGAGTTGGCCTCGCCCGCCCGCACCGTCAGCACCGCGTTCAGCAGCAGGACGCCCTGCCGGGCCCACGGCATCAGATATCCGTTGTCCGGCACGGGGTGGCCCAGCTCCTCCTGCATCTCCTTGTAGATGTTGCGCAGGGAGGGCGGGGTCTTGACGCCGGGGCGCACCGAGAAGCACAGGCCGTGGCCCTGGCCTTCGCCGTGATACGGGTCCTGGCCGAGGATCAGCACCTTGACCCGGTCGAAGGGCGTGGCGTCCAGCGCCGCGAAGACCTCGTCGCGCGGCGGGTACACCGGCCCCTTGGCGCGCTCGTCCTCGACGAAGTCGACGAGCTCCTTGAAGTACGGCTTCTGGAGCTCCTCGCCGAGGACGCCGCGCCAGGACTCGGGCAGCATGTCGGTGTCGGTCACGTCAACCTCCGGTATGCGATCGGTTCTCGATCGGCTCTCGATCACAGAACCTACCCGCGGCCACTGACAACGGCCGCCGCCGGGGACGGGTCCGCCCGTCCCCCGCGACGGCCGTCGTCAGTGGCCGGCGAACGATCGCTACCAGCTGGCCTTCCG from Streptomyces sp. FIT100 includes these protein-coding regions:
- a CDS encoding DinB family protein produces the protein MTTTERTMVPTIAGEREMLEAWLDFHRETLAVKCAGLGDEQLRERSVPPSELSLLGLVRHMADVERNWFRRVLAAEDAPPLYYGKEDPDGEFHPTGEDTWEAAHGAWLAEIARARELAASRTLDDRTAGTNTSGEPFNLRWIYVHMIEEYARHNGHADLLRERIDGVTGF
- a CDS encoding Gfo/Idh/MocA family protein is translated as MKVGCIGLGDIAQKAYLPVLTTRADVELHLHTRTPATLDRIAAAHHIPGDRCRTTLDSLLDRGLDAAFVHAPTPVHPEIVARLLEAGVPTYVDKPLAYELADSQRLVELSERTGTTLAVGFNRRFAPAYAQCAEHPRELILMRKNRVGLPEDPRTLVLDDFIHVVDTLRFLLPGPVEHTDVRARIRDGLMHHVVLQLSGDGFTAIGMMNRLNGSTEEILEVAGQDTKREVVNLAEVIDHKGQPTVRRRGDWVPVARQRGIEQSVLAFLDAVRAGKFLSAQDALLTHELCERVVRESLTQAS
- the ung gene encoding uracil-DNA glycosylase translates to MTDTDMLPESWRGVLGEELQKPYFKELVDFVEDERAKGPVYPPRDEVFAALDATPFDRVKVLILGQDPYHGEGQGHGLCFSVRPGVKTPPSLRNIYKEMQEELGHPVPDNGYLMPWARQGVLLLNAVLTVRAGEANSHKGKGWEKFTDAVIGAVASRPDPAVFVLWGNYAQKKLPLIDEERHVVVKGAHPSPLSAKKFFGSRPFTQINEAVAAQDHEPVDWRIPDLG